From the genome of Coriobacteriia bacterium, one region includes:
- a CDS encoding cytochrome c biogenesis protein ResB has product MIRQILGRLRSPRLAAGLMAYLVAYVAVLTVVPQRGALTDAEVDVWLAARPVLGGLVSMLGLDNAYWSPLFVLPAAVLLLSTAVCAGDRTASTARLVALTRAIPAPLARRVEASPQFTVASADGHLAMDRVASVARELKLRVVADEDGLRGTRRLWAAWGSPVFHWALVGLFVVAAVGQAVKWEGVVGIPVGHSVTDGVGSYGRIDRGPLGPAEPASGYTISVPEMAIGSVEDGVDLGHTPLVRLSEGQSVVAQGLVFPNSPLVHGGLYVHREQWGLAVVAALESTSGAEIGRRNFLIDIASTGGTGRLGIEEGMPPESGIARIRFAVPLDPAGDEFVADVPADPRVEVSVPGSATAPVKVMRAGDVVAFPDAELSLRVVDVTRYVRLLVVHDPTIPFVYVFFVIAALGAAVALLVQPRALVAVHRTTGDGELVADVVVLAKRVDPLFNATARDALQSLSSPEGDA; this is encoded by the coding sequence GTGATTCGCCAGATTCTTGGCCGCCTGCGCTCTCCGCGGCTTGCTGCGGGGCTCATGGCATACCTTGTCGCCTACGTCGCCGTGTTGACGGTCGTACCGCAGCGCGGGGCCCTCACCGACGCCGAGGTTGATGTCTGGTTGGCGGCGCGCCCCGTTCTGGGCGGCCTGGTGAGCATGCTCGGCCTCGACAACGCGTATTGGTCGCCCCTGTTCGTGCTTCCCGCCGCCGTTCTTCTCCTGTCGACTGCCGTGTGTGCAGGGGATCGGACGGCTTCCACCGCGAGGCTCGTCGCACTCACGCGCGCTATCCCCGCGCCGCTGGCGCGCAGAGTGGAGGCGTCACCGCAGTTCACGGTGGCATCCGCCGACGGACACCTCGCCATGGATCGCGTGGCGTCGGTCGCCCGTGAACTGAAGCTGCGGGTGGTCGCAGATGAGGATGGGCTGCGCGGCACGCGTCGGCTCTGGGCGGCGTGGGGCAGTCCGGTGTTCCACTGGGCGCTCGTGGGCCTGTTCGTCGTAGCGGCGGTGGGTCAGGCGGTCAAGTGGGAAGGTGTCGTCGGGATACCGGTCGGGCACTCTGTGACGGACGGCGTGGGCTCCTATGGACGCATCGATCGCGGTCCGCTGGGGCCTGCCGAGCCTGCCAGCGGCTACACCATCTCGGTACCCGAGATGGCTATCGGGTCAGTGGAAGACGGCGTCGATCTCGGACACACACCGCTGGTCCGACTGTCTGAGGGACAGAGCGTCGTCGCTCAGGGGCTCGTCTTCCCCAACAGCCCGCTCGTACACGGGGGTCTGTACGTCCATCGTGAGCAGTGGGGGCTGGCCGTCGTCGCGGCGCTTGAGTCGACGAGTGGCGCCGAGATCGGTCGCCGCAACTTCCTGATCGACATCGCATCGACCGGGGGCACGGGACGGCTGGGCATCGAGGAAGGCATGCCGCCGGAGTCCGGCATCGCGCGCATTCGTTTCGCTGTTCCGCTCGATCCGGCGGGCGACGAGTTCGTTGCCGATGTGCCCGCCGACCCTCGGGTCGAGGTGAGCGTGCCGGGCTCGGCCACGGCACCCGTCAAGGTGATGCGGGCCGGGGATGTCGTAGCGTTTCCCGATGCTGAACTCTCGCTGCGTGTCGTTGACGTCACGCGATACGTCAGGCTGCTTGTGGTCCATGACCCGACCATTCCGTTCGTGTACGTGTTCTTCGTTATCGCGGCACTGGGCGCAGCGGTTGCGCTCCTTGTGCAACCCAGGGCTCTTGTCGCCGTACACCGCACTACCGGCGACGGTGAGTTGGTCGCCGATGTCGTGGTGCTCGCGAAGCGGGTCGACCCGCTGTTCAACGCGACCGCGCGCGATGCGCTTCAGTCGCTCAGCTCGCCGGAGGGAGACGCATGA
- the ccsA gene encoding cytochrome c biogenesis protein CcsA, which yields MIAVETACVWIALFLYAASTVGFVIAVTFGNERFERVALHAAQAGLIAHAIAIGARWVRVGHGPYLGFYEVASLMAFLTVAFLVWLVWRYPGFLPVGVVVMPVAMLILGGSMLVSREAEAVTGALASLWLIIHVIFANLAYGAYVAAFALSAAFLMRDYGRDGGRLASLLERLPSQPVIDDLTYRFVGAGFVFQGVMIASGAIWANEAWGRYWGWDAIEIWSLIAWAVYAIYLHLRLTLGWKGRRAAWVAVISLPVIVFSLLGVPLVYDSIHGAYLYTWDVGPSVRTPC from the coding sequence ATGATCGCCGTAGAGACCGCTTGTGTCTGGATTGCGCTGTTCCTGTACGCGGCGTCCACCGTGGGCTTCGTGATCGCGGTTACGTTTGGAAACGAGCGCTTCGAGCGCGTGGCGCTGCATGCGGCACAGGCAGGGCTTATCGCGCACGCCATCGCGATAGGAGCGCGGTGGGTGCGGGTCGGACACGGTCCCTATCTGGGCTTCTACGAGGTCGCCTCGCTCATGGCGTTTCTGACGGTGGCGTTTCTCGTGTGGCTCGTCTGGCGCTACCCGGGATTCCTGCCTGTCGGCGTGGTTGTCATGCCGGTTGCGATGCTCATCTTGGGTGGCTCGATGCTCGTGTCGCGTGAGGCTGAGGCCGTGACCGGTGCGCTCGCCAGCCTGTGGCTCATCATCCACGTCATCTTCGCGAACCTCGCCTACGGGGCGTATGTGGCAGCATTCGCCCTCTCCGCGGCTTTTCTGATGCGCGACTACGGACGCGATGGTGGCCGCCTCGCCAGCTTGCTCGAACGCCTGCCCTCGCAGCCGGTCATCGACGACCTCACCTATCGGTTCGTGGGAGCCGGATTCGTCTTCCAGGGCGTCATGATCGCCTCGGGCGCGATCTGGGCGAACGAGGCCTGGGGGCGCTACTGGGGTTGGGATGCCATCGAGATCTGGTCTCTCATCGCCTGGGCTGTGTATGCCATCTACCTGCATCTGCGCCTGACGCTGGGATGGAAGGGTCGGCGAGCAGCTTGGGTCGCGGTCATCTCGCTGCCGGTCATCGTGTTCTCCTTGCTTGGCGTCCCCCTGGTCTACGACTCGATTCATGGTGCATACCTCTACACGTGGGACGTCGGTCCGAGCGTCAGGACGCCGTGCTAG
- a CDS encoding NHL repeat-containing protein gives MAADAIEAAAPSRARIILIVAILLLLALLAGLLVVFYNLVKPGGTPQGEQAADELRWERSMYGFGPSPDEQLQLPSSVAIAPNGDVYATDPMRARIMIFRSDGTFRRLLHTGAGGTGPRQFIRPEAIDIDAEGDLYIADSWANKIIVFDAQGLYVREWPVEVQARGVGVTDDRVYVLDTGRVLVFDKQGTKLAGFGERGPQPGQIDAYQGITGKDGFIYVAEPFNKRISAFTQDGDIKWVVPGGLASRGGPSRDATGTDGSASDAVPGHRWDLPQDLVFDAAGRLIVVDAFLFEVAVVDPKTGKVTAVYGDFGRNEGEFFYPTSIDYDPQRDWFAIADTNNNRVQIVRIPGSANPGAAALWRATSSPFRYLAVPLGLLLLAIGLGLWSGRALLRRRAPLTDSV, from the coding sequence GTGGCTGCAGATGCCATCGAAGCGGCCGCGCCGTCACGCGCCCGCATCATCCTCATCGTCGCGATTCTGCTGCTGCTGGCGCTGCTTGCAGGCCTTCTCGTCGTCTTCTACAACCTCGTCAAACCAGGCGGAACCCCCCAGGGGGAGCAGGCCGCAGACGAGCTCCGCTGGGAGCGTTCGATGTACGGCTTCGGTCCCTCGCCTGACGAGCAGCTCCAGCTGCCGTCGTCGGTTGCGATCGCCCCGAACGGCGACGTATACGCCACGGACCCCATGCGCGCACGCATCATGATCTTCCGCTCTGACGGGACGTTCCGGCGCCTGCTCCACACCGGGGCGGGTGGCACCGGGCCCCGTCAGTTCATCCGGCCTGAGGCCATCGACATCGACGCTGAAGGCGACCTCTACATCGCCGATAGCTGGGCCAACAAGATCATCGTCTTCGATGCACAAGGCCTCTACGTGCGCGAGTGGCCCGTTGAAGTGCAGGCGCGCGGCGTCGGTGTCACCGACGATCGGGTCTACGTCCTCGACACCGGGCGGGTGCTCGTCTTCGACAAGCAGGGGACGAAACTGGCTGGGTTCGGGGAGCGAGGCCCGCAGCCCGGGCAGATCGACGCCTATCAGGGCATCACGGGCAAAGACGGGTTCATCTACGTGGCAGAGCCCTTCAACAAGAGGATCTCGGCCTTCACCCAGGATGGCGACATCAAGTGGGTGGTGCCCGGCGGCCTCGCCTCTCGGGGCGGGCCCAGCCGCGATGCGACCGGCACCGACGGCTCCGCGTCAGACGCCGTGCCGGGGCATCGCTGGGACCTCCCGCAGGACCTGGTCTTTGATGCGGCGGGCCGGCTGATCGTGGTCGACGCGTTTCTCTTCGAGGTGGCCGTGGTCGACCCCAAGACCGGCAAGGTCACGGCCGTCTACGGTGATTTCGGCCGCAATGAAGGCGAGTTCTTCTACCCGACATCGATTGACTACGATCCCCAACGCGATTGGTTCGCGATCGCCGACACGAACAACAACCGCGTGCAGATCGTGCGCATCCCGGGCTCAGCCAACCCGGGTGCTGCAGCGCTGTGGAGAGCGACATCGAGCCCGTTTCGCTACCTTGCGGTGCCCTTGGGGCTGCTGCTGCTTGCCATCGGGCTTGGACTGTGGTCGGGGCGGGCACTACTGCGCCGCCGTGCACCGCTCACCGATTCGGTCTAA
- a CDS encoding cobalamin-dependent protein (Presence of a B(12) (cobalamin)-binding domain implies dependence on cobalamin itself, in one of its several forms, or in some unusual lineages, dependence on a cobalamin-like analog.) has protein sequence MGKIMFVIPPYACWGVQVIGTWPPLHIAYLAQAAQDAGHEALIFDAMNTGRTFEDIREKLSEYRPDFVMTLDYLPVTGAISTATVPAALEALRIAKEVDPGIITLIGGPHPTFLFEEILLDEANRVDFVLRGEAEVTLPELMATALDGDASFVQGIAFARGSEIITTPLRPHIEDLNPIVPAWHLLDWDVYHYNIEPWGRMASMLTSRGCMMGCSFCSHRQFWRGTWRARDPKFVIEEMRELVDVYKVEFITLIDPFPTKDRERWEQLLDLIIAEQMPVKLLMETRVEDIVRDADILHKYHDAGIIHLYLGAEASTDEMLESLNKGTDIHTNKLALDLAREHDIMTEASFMIGAPTETWDSIEKTIEVAIQLNPDIAVFPVLTPMPFTPIFEEFKDRIRVWDYSKYNLATPIVEPYAMTLDEVTRALGKCYMSFYAKKMKDVLALPDGFKRRYMLSAFQQMMKDYGEHFDFLGVGMPHPVPGLKFFDRS, from the coding sequence ATGGGCAAGATCATGTTCGTTATTCCGCCCTACGCATGCTGGGGCGTGCAGGTCATCGGTACGTGGCCGCCGCTGCATATCGCCTACCTTGCGCAGGCCGCACAAGACGCCGGGCACGAGGCGCTCATCTTCGACGCGATGAACACCGGTCGAACGTTTGAGGATATCCGTGAGAAGCTCAGCGAGTACCGCCCGGACTTCGTGATGACGCTTGACTATCTCCCGGTGACGGGCGCCATCAGCACGGCGACGGTGCCAGCTGCCCTCGAGGCTCTGCGGATTGCCAAAGAGGTCGACCCCGGCATCATCACGCTCATCGGCGGTCCTCACCCCACCTTCCTCTTCGAGGAGATCCTCCTCGACGAGGCCAACCGCGTGGATTTCGTGTTGCGCGGCGAGGCTGAGGTGACTCTGCCCGAGCTCATGGCCACCGCGCTCGATGGAGACGCCTCATTTGTGCAGGGCATAGCGTTCGCTCGGGGCTCCGAGATCATCACGACGCCCCTGCGCCCGCACATCGAAGATCTCAACCCGATAGTACCGGCGTGGCACCTGCTTGACTGGGATGTCTATCACTACAACATCGAGCCATGGGGCCGGATGGCCTCGATGCTCACGTCGCGCGGATGCATGATGGGATGCTCGTTTTGCAGCCATCGCCAGTTCTGGCGTGGCACGTGGCGGGCGCGTGACCCGAAGTTCGTCATCGAAGAGATGCGCGAGCTCGTCGATGTGTACAAGGTCGAGTTCATCACGCTCATCGACCCGTTCCCCACCAAGGACCGCGAGCGCTGGGAACAGTTGCTTGACCTCATCATCGCCGAGCAGATGCCCGTGAAGCTCCTCATGGAGACGCGCGTCGAGGACATCGTTCGCGATGCCGACATCCTGCACAAGTATCACGACGCGGGGATCATCCACCTCTACCTCGGAGCTGAGGCCAGCACCGACGAGATGCTTGAGAGCCTCAACAAGGGCACGGATATCCACACGAACAAGCTCGCGCTCGACCTTGCGCGCGAGCACGACATCATGACCGAGGCATCGTTCATGATCGGTGCGCCGACCGAGACGTGGGACTCGATCGAGAAGACCATCGAGGTGGCTATCCAGCTCAACCCCGACATCGCGGTATTCCCGGTGCTCACGCCGATGCCGTTCACGCCGATCTTCGAGGAGTTCAAGGACCGCATTCGCGTGTGGGACTACTCCAAGTACAACCTTGCCACCCCGATCGTGGAACCGTACGCGATGACGCTTGACGAGGTGACGCGCGCGCTCGGCAAATGCTACATGAGCTTCTACGCCAAGAAGATGAAGGACGTGCTCGCGCTGCCTGATGGCTTCAAGCGTCGCTACATGCTCTCGGCGTTCCAGCAGATGATGAAGGACTACGGCGAGCACTTCGACTTCCTCGGAGTGGGCATGCCGCATCCCGTCCCCGGCCTGAAGTTCTTCGACCGCTCGTAG
- a CDS encoding phosphoglucosamine mutase: protein MRSDIRFGTDGWRAVIGADFTYDNLRRAADAAGRVFAADAPGGLVLVGYDTRFEAASFAAAAAEVLAAHGLRVKVSDRYLPTPALCWSVAHDDEAVGGVMLTASHNPSEYLGFKLRMADGGASPVTFTDRVEAELVPEPPAERGGYDVVDLVEPYLDALRAAVDADAIRAADLRVVVDPLYGAGQSYLADVLRDMGAEVLELHSERNPGFGGLHPEPIPPWTDAARDAVVSGGYDGAFVTDGDADRIGAIDGQGAFVSPHRIIALIARHLVEDKGRTGRIVKTLSTSVVVDRLAARLGLETVTTPVGFKWIYEEMVAGDVLIGGEESGGIGIPSHVRERDGLLMALLLAEMMAQRGTGLSGLVEDLFALTGPMEYRRIDLKLDPDVMDAFVASMPTLAPEELAGLVVREVIRVDGVKFLLPDDAWLLMRTSGTEPLVRIYAEASSAGVVDDLLAAGRALVEPRG from the coding sequence ATGAGGTCAGACATCCGCTTCGGCACTGACGGTTGGCGCGCGGTCATAGGCGCCGACTTCACCTACGACAACCTCAGGCGGGCAGCCGATGCGGCGGGCCGCGTGTTTGCAGCCGATGCCCCGGGCGGGCTCGTGCTCGTGGGTTACGACACACGCTTCGAGGCCGCGAGCTTCGCCGCGGCGGCCGCCGAGGTCCTCGCCGCACACGGGCTGCGCGTCAAGGTGTCCGACCGCTACCTGCCCACGCCCGCCCTGTGCTGGTCGGTCGCGCATGACGACGAGGCGGTCGGCGGCGTCATGCTGACCGCGAGTCACAACCCCAGCGAGTATCTCGGCTTCAAGTTGCGCATGGCGGACGGCGGCGCCTCTCCGGTGACGTTCACTGATCGCGTGGAGGCGGAACTCGTGCCCGAGCCCCCTGCGGAGCGCGGCGGCTACGACGTCGTCGATCTGGTCGAGCCCTACCTCGACGCATTGCGCGCCGCGGTCGATGCCGACGCCATCCGGGCAGCGGACCTGCGCGTCGTCGTCGACCCGCTCTATGGTGCCGGGCAGTCGTACCTGGCCGACGTGCTTCGGGACATGGGCGCCGAGGTGCTCGAACTGCACAGCGAGCGTAACCCGGGATTCGGAGGGCTCCACCCTGAGCCGATCCCGCCGTGGACCGACGCTGCGCGCGACGCGGTGGTCAGCGGGGGGTATGACGGCGCGTTCGTGACCGATGGGGATGCGGACCGCATCGGGGCCATCGACGGTCAGGGCGCGTTCGTGAGCCCGCACCGCATCATCGCGCTCATCGCCCGGCACCTCGTCGAGGACAAGGGCCGCACCGGGCGCATCGTCAAGACGCTGTCCACCTCGGTGGTCGTTGACCGTCTCGCCGCGCGTCTCGGTCTTGAGACTGTCACGACGCCGGTCGGCTTCAAGTGGATCTACGAGGAGATGGTCGCCGGAGACGTGCTCATCGGCGGCGAGGAGTCAGGCGGCATCGGGATCCCGTCACACGTTCGCGAGCGCGACGGGCTGCTGATGGCGCTCTTGCTCGCCGAGATGATGGCGCAGCGGGGGACGGGTCTGTCCGGGCTCGTGGAGGATCTGTTCGCGTTGACGGGGCCCATGGAGTACCGCCGCATCGACCTCAAGCTCGACCCCGACGTGATGGACGCATTCGTCGCGTCGATGCCGACGCTTGCACCCGAGGAGCTGGCCGGGCTGGTGGTGCGCGAGGTGATACGTGTCGACGGCGTGAAGTTCCTCCTGCCCGACGACGCGTGGCTGCTCATGCGCACGTCCGGTACGGAGCCGTTGGTGCGCATCTACGCAGAGGCGTCGTCAGCCGGCGTCGTTGACGATCTGCTCGCGGCCGGCCGGGCGCTCGTGGAGCCGCGCGGATGA
- a CDS encoding glycosyltransferase — protein MRVSMVNKYYPPHLGGIEFHLRDLAEGLVTHAGAQVRAIVCNGENSRVEERVDGVDVVRLPRATEFSSTPLCWGFAREITAEAARVQAPDVFHFHFPYPWGELAWLAARPQVPLVITYHSDIVRQKAALVAYRPFLERFLDSADLIVASSPNMIEHSPYLAPRAQKCRHVNFGLHVERFAGDETTQARAQALRAEHGGRRVVLFVGRLIYYKGADVLVRAMQGVDADLVMIGRGPLEGELREIATAHGMSERVRFLDPVDEPELAAWYAAADVFALPSVARSEAFGLVQIEAHAAGTPVVSTNLTTGVPYANLHEVTGLIVPVGDADALADALRRLLADDELRERLGRQAKERALTDFTIPRMVENTTAVYREAMALHAQAAGRRS, from the coding sequence ATGCGCGTCAGCATGGTGAACAAGTACTACCCGCCGCACCTCGGGGGCATCGAGTTCCACCTGCGCGATCTAGCGGAGGGCCTCGTCACGCATGCGGGCGCGCAGGTGCGTGCGATCGTGTGCAACGGCGAGAACTCCCGTGTGGAGGAACGTGTCGATGGGGTCGACGTGGTGCGCCTACCGCGCGCGACGGAGTTCTCCTCAACACCCCTCTGTTGGGGCTTCGCACGGGAGATCACCGCTGAGGCCGCGCGGGTCCAGGCCCCGGACGTCTTCCACTTCCACTTCCCGTACCCGTGGGGCGAGCTCGCGTGGCTCGCCGCGCGTCCCCAGGTCCCCCTGGTGATCACGTACCACAGCGACATCGTGCGCCAGAAGGCCGCGCTCGTGGCATACCGGCCGTTTCTCGAGCGGTTCCTCGACAGCGCGGACCTGATCGTGGCCTCCTCGCCCAACATGATCGAGCACTCGCCGTACCTCGCCCCCCGGGCGCAGAAGTGCCGCCACGTGAACTTCGGGCTACACGTCGAGCGTTTCGCTGGCGACGAGACGACGCAGGCGCGCGCACAGGCGCTTCGGGCCGAACATGGCGGGCGGCGCGTCGTGCTGTTCGTCGGTCGGCTCATCTACTACAAGGGTGCCGACGTGCTCGTGCGCGCGATGCAGGGTGTCGACGCCGACCTCGTCATGATCGGGCGCGGGCCTCTTGAGGGCGAGCTCCGCGAGATCGCAACCGCTCACGGTATGTCCGAGCGTGTGCGCTTCCTCGACCCCGTCGACGAGCCGGAGCTCGCCGCCTGGTACGCGGCGGCCGATGTCTTCGCGCTGCCGAGCGTGGCGCGCAGCGAGGCGTTCGGGCTCGTGCAGATCGAGGCTCACGCCGCCGGCACCCCGGTCGTATCCACAAACCTCACCACCGGTGTACCCTACGCCAACTTGCACGAGGTCACGGGTCTCATCGTCCCCGTCGGGGACGCCGACGCGCTTGCCGACGCGCTGCGCCGCCTGCTGGCCGACGACGAGCTTCGCGAGCGGCTGGGTCGACAGGCCAAAGAGCGTGCGCTGACCGACTTCACGATTCCGCGCATGGTGGAGAACACCACCGCGGTCTATCGCGAGGCGATGGCGTTGCACGCCCAGGCTGCCGGGCGGAGGAGCTGA
- a CDS encoding sugar transferase codes for MLSRTRFIAISVLLDAIFVNTGVVLAFLVRFEGALPTFNFDAYLVIAPFATLIYVASTWVYGLYDPERVETAWAVVRSVTAAVTLGTVLVAAVAFFGGPRTASFARSTILLGWVFGIVLLVGWRLVFLRFGRVRWPEQRVVLVGTGPVSVELADELTRRATWGWRVCGLVDTCATAGAEPAGEVGGYPILGAAADVATIARAQNANRVIVVSPVALRELVESLVLADELKVRVDVVPELYEIFIGRVDALIGDIPLMKITESSVPRYYRAAKRAMDLVGAAVVLVLVSPVLLIAAAAIVLSDGFPIIFAQERTGHGLKPFSVYKLRTMVKDAEKLSGPVLAEEDDPRITRVGRFLRKFRIDELPQLANILKGEMSFVGPRPERPFFVEQHLKEIPGYRERFQVKPGVTGLAQVSGGYATTPERKLKYDLIYMYHRNLAMDAQIVAETLKVVLTGHGAR; via the coding sequence ATGCTGTCCCGCACTCGCTTCATCGCCATCTCGGTCCTGCTCGACGCCATCTTCGTGAACACCGGCGTGGTACTGGCGTTCCTCGTGCGTTTCGAAGGCGCGCTTCCCACATTCAACTTCGACGCCTACCTGGTGATCGCGCCGTTCGCCACCCTCATCTACGTGGCCAGCACGTGGGTCTACGGGCTCTACGACCCCGAGCGCGTCGAGACGGCGTGGGCCGTGGTGCGCTCGGTCACGGCGGCGGTGACGCTGGGGACCGTGCTCGTTGCCGCCGTGGCCTTCTTCGGCGGGCCGCGCACTGCGAGCTTCGCGCGTTCGACGATCCTGCTTGGCTGGGTGTTCGGCATCGTCCTGCTCGTGGGTTGGCGCCTTGTCTTCCTGCGCTTCGGACGCGTGCGTTGGCCGGAGCAGCGCGTGGTGCTCGTCGGAACGGGCCCCGTATCCGTTGAGCTCGCTGACGAGCTCACGCGACGCGCGACCTGGGGCTGGCGGGTGTGCGGCCTCGTTGACACCTGCGCTACCGCGGGCGCCGAGCCCGCCGGCGAGGTGGGCGGCTATCCGATTCTGGGCGCGGCGGCGGATGTGGCTACCATCGCGCGTGCGCAGAACGCGAACCGCGTGATCGTGGTGAGTCCGGTCGCGCTTCGTGAACTGGTCGAGTCGCTCGTGCTGGCCGACGAGCTCAAGGTGCGCGTCGACGTCGTGCCCGAACTCTACGAGATCTTCATCGGGCGCGTGGACGCGCTCATCGGCGACATCCCCCTCATGAAGATCACTGAGTCGTCGGTGCCGCGCTACTACCGTGCCGCGAAGCGCGCCATGGACCTGGTCGGCGCGGCGGTGGTGCTCGTCCTCGTGAGCCCGGTGCTGTTGATCGCCGCAGCCGCGATCGTGCTGTCCGACGGCTTTCCCATCATCTTCGCCCAGGAGCGTACGGGTCACGGCCTCAAGCCGTTCTCGGTCTACAAGCTACGTACCATGGTCAAGGACGCAGAGAAGCTCTCCGGACCGGTGCTCGCCGAGGAGGACGACCCTCGCATCACAAGAGTGGGACGCTTCCTTCGCAAGTTCCGTATCGACGAGCTTCCCCAGCTGGCTAACATCCTCAAGGGCGAGATGAGCTTCGTGGGGCCTCGTCCGGAACGCCCGTTCTTCGTGGAGCAGCACCTGAAGGAGATCCCCGGCTATCGCGAGCGCTTCCAGGTCAAGCCCGGCGTCACCGGATTGGCCCAGGTCAGCGGGGGATACGCCACTACGCCTGAGCGAAAGCTGAAGTACGACCTCATCTACATGTACCACCGCAACCTCGCCATGGACGCGCAGATCGTGGCGGAGACGCTGAAGGTGGTCCTGACGGGACATGGAGCGCGCTGA